From the Leisingera thetidis genome, the window CGTGCTGTGGAACGACCCGGCGACGGGCGTGATGCGCCATGCGGATGCGGGGTATGACATCGCCAAGGACTGCGCGCGCGAGCACGGGCTGAACCTGCCCGGTATCCTGGGCTGACAGTCCGGGTGAAGCGAGGCTGAAATCCGGCACGGATTTCAGCCATGAAAAATCGATTTTTCATGGCCGTTTTTCTCGTAGTAAAACGGCTACGCCTCGTTCAGCAGCCGCTCGGCAGTGTGTTTGGCGTCACTCAGATGCTGCTCGATCGCCTTTTGCGCGGCCTTGGCGTTGCCTGACACGATGGCCGCGCAGATCTCCTGCATATGGGCAGGGCCGGGTTTCCGGCGCTCTGCGGTGGACAGCGTCACGGCCCGCAGCCTGCTGATGCGCCCGTTCAGACGCTGGGCGATTTCCCAGGCGACATTGTGGCCGGCGCCTTCAAAGATGATCCGGTAGAACTCTGTCGTGGCCCGCAGCATGGGACCGGGAACGCCCGCGGCCACCGCATCCTGCAGCGCCTGCAAGCTGTTCCGCAGCGCCGCGGCGAGGTCCGGCGTCATGTTCCGGGCGCAGGCGGTGGCGGCGGCGGTCTCCAGCATCTGGCGGATGTCATAGATCTGCCGCGCATCCTCCCAGCTGAGCTGCGCCACAATCGGGCCCTTGCCGGGCAGGATCTCCACCAGACCCTCGGCCTCCAGGTACCGGATGGTCTCGCGCACCACCGTCCGGCTGACGCCGAGCTGGTCGCACAAGGGGCGCTCCACCAGCCGCTCGCCGGGCGCAAACCGGCCGGAGATGATCGCCTCGCGCATCCGCTCCTGCACGATGTCGCGCAGAGTCTGCGGCGGCTGGTCGATTCTGCGCATCACAGGCGGGGTTCCGGAGCTGGTCATATGTCCTCCGATAGCAACGGCGGCAGGGCGGAACAAGTCCGCATTGACATACTGTATGATGGTATACCATATTATGGCAACTGGAATCAGACAGGAAAGACCCGCCCATGCCCGCCGAAATCCGCAAGACGCTGCTGCATGTCGAAGAAACCCTGATCGAGGGTGGCAAACCGGCGGAAACGCCGCTGAGGATGATTGCCGCGGTGGCGGTGATCAAAAACCCCTGGGCCGGGCAGGGTTTTGTCGAGGACCTGCGCCCGGCGATCCATGACTGCGCCCCGGGCCTGGGGGAGAAGCTGACGGCGATGATCCTGGAGGCCGCCGGCGGCGGCGGCAAGGTCGAGGGCTACGGCAAATCCGCCATCGTCGGCGTGAACGGCGAGGTCGAGCATGCCTCTGCCCTGATCCACACCCTGCGCTTCGGCAACCACTTCCGCGAGGCGGTGGGGGCAAAATCCTACCTGGCCTTCACCAACACCCGCGGCCCGGCCAATGCGCCCTTGCAGATCCCGCTGATGGACAAGAACGACGGCGGGCGGCGCAGCCATTACCTGACCATCCAGCTGTCGGTGGCGGATGCACCGGGGCCGGATGAGATCGTGATCGCGCTTGGCGCCTCGATCGGCGGGCGGCCGCATCACCGGATCGGCGACCGCTATCAGGACCTGAAGGAACTGGGCCATGACGCCGACAACCCTGCCGCTGTCTGAGCCTTACGGCCCCGTCACCTGCCAGCGGGCGGGGCAGGGCGCGCCGGTGGTGCTGATCCACGGGGTCGGCATGCAATCGGCGGCCTGGGCGCCGCAGACCGCGGCGCTGTCCCTGACGCATCAGGTGATCGCGCTGGACATGCCCGGCCACGGCGGCAGCGCGCCGCTGCCCGCAGGCGCGGAGCTGCCGGAATATGTGGCGTGGCTGCACGCCGTGCTGCAGGCGCTGGACCTGGGGCCGGTCAGCTTGGCGGGCCATTCCATGGGCGCGCTGATTGCCGGCGGCTATGCGGTCTGCCATCCTGAGGCCGTGGCCCGGGTGGCGTTGCTGAACGGGGTGTTCCGGCGTTCGCCGGAGGCCCGGGCTGCGGTCGAAGCCCGCGCCGCCGAAATCCGCGCAGGCAGTTTCGACCTGGACACG encodes:
- a CDS encoding amino acid synthesis family protein gives rise to the protein MPAEIRKTLLHVEETLIEGGKPAETPLRMIAAVAVIKNPWAGQGFVEDLRPAIHDCAPGLGEKLTAMILEAAGGGGKVEGYGKSAIVGVNGEVEHASALIHTLRFGNHFREAVGAKSYLAFTNTRGPANAPLQIPLMDKNDGGRRSHYLTIQLSVADAPGPDEIVIALGASIGGRPHHRIGDRYQDLKELGHDADNPAAV
- a CDS encoding alpha/beta fold hydrolase translates to MTPTTLPLSEPYGPVTCQRAGQGAPVVLIHGVGMQSAAWAPQTAALSLTHQVIALDMPGHGGSAPLPAGAELPEYVAWLHAVLQALDLGPVSLAGHSMGALIAGGYAVCHPEAVARVALLNGVFRRSPEARAAVEARAAEIRAGSFDLDTPLIRWFGESAADQTARAQVAGWLSGVNLQGYAAAYTAFARGDSTYADGFGGIRCPLLALTGDGDPNSTPEMAQAMAEAAPMGHAVVIERHRHMVNLTAPAAVTAALRDWLNTEGATS
- a CDS encoding GntR family transcriptional regulator, coding for MTSSGTPPVMRRIDQPPQTLRDIVQERMREAIISGRFAPGERLVERPLCDQLGVSRTVVRETIRYLEAEGLVEILPGKGPIVAQLSWEDARQIYDIRQMLETAAATACARNMTPDLAAALRNSLQALQDAVAAGVPGPMLRATTEFYRIIFEGAGHNVAWEIAQRLNGRISRLRAVTLSTAERRKPGPAHMQEICAAIVSGNAKAAQKAIEQHLSDAKHTAERLLNEA